The Thermodesulfobacteriota bacterium genome includes a window with the following:
- a CDS encoding PAS domain S-box protein, with the protein MEPSEKDSLVQQLKEATQQVGYWKQIAKKTGKLRLRESENLSYIIQTLKQTKTQLLDEIAERKSVEGVLRKSEERHRLFFENSFIGIIHYNSEGTITAANDAVIAIFGSSREKLIGLNINDIPDKKFKNEIYKSLDGELGYYEGEYKFYTGGKTAILCADWMPIIRDGEVVAGVGLIEDVTEKKQAEEALRESEEKYRSMMEAMVEPTYICTSDFRVSYMNPAMIRRTGYDATDELCYKALYALNEQCPWCVYEKILQGEIVESEIDSPKDGRSFQTSNAPIFHQDGSISKITIYRDITEQKLAESSLIESERELKIKAKVLEELNAALKVLLNKRQEDKEELEESILSNVRTIIEPYIIKLKRSKLPQSQKTLLNIIESNLNEIVSPFTRKLSSKFLNLTPTQIQVANLVKHGKTNKDIAEILHIASRTVAFHRENIRKKLNLTNKKTNLKTYLMSMD; encoded by the coding sequence ATGGAGCCTTCTGAAAAGGATTCCTTGGTCCAGCAATTGAAAGAAGCCACACAACAGGTGGGCTACTGGAAACAGATTGCTAAAAAGACAGGGAAATTACGCCTTAGAGAATCAGAGAACCTTTCTTATATAATTCAGACCCTCAAACAGACAAAAACACAACTATTAGATGAAATCGCTGAACGCAAGAGTGTTGAGGGGGTGCTTCGGAAGAGTGAGGAAAGACATCGTTTATTCTTTGAAAATTCTTTTATTGGAATCATTCATTATAATAGTGAAGGTACTATCACAGCGGCCAATGATGCGGTGATCGCTATTTTTGGATCATCTCGTGAAAAACTTATTGGTTTGAATATAAATGATATTCCAGACAAGAAGTTTAAAAACGAAATTTACAAATCACTAGACGGTGAACTTGGGTATTATGAAGGTGAATATAAATTTTATACTGGAGGGAAAACAGCAATTCTTTGCGCTGATTGGATGCCAATTATTCGTGATGGTGAAGTTGTTGCCGGTGTTGGACTTATTGAAGATGTCACTGAAAAAAAACAAGCCGAGGAGGCACTGCGAGAGAGTGAAGAGAAGTATCGTTCCATGATGGAAGCGATGGTTGAACCGACGTATATTTGTACATCAGATTTTCGTGTATCCTATATGAATCCGGCTATGATCAGGAGGACAGGTTATGATGCTACAGACGAATTGTGCTATAAAGCGTTGTACGCTCTTAATGAACAATGTCCTTGGTGTGTTTACGAAAAAATACTACAAGGTGAAATTGTTGAATCAGAAATAGATAGCCCAAAGGATGGCCGTTCTTTTCAAACATCAAATGCACCGATATTTCACCAAGATGGTTCCATTTCAAAGATCACGATTTATCGAGACATTACCGAACAAAAGTTGGCTGAAAGTTCGTTGATAGAAAGTGAAAGGGAGTTAAAAATCAAAGCCAAGGTTCTTGAGGAGCTTAATGCCGCATTGAAGGTTTTGCTGAATAAAAGGCAAGAAGATAAAGAAGAGCTTGAAGAAAGTATTTTGTCAAACGTAAGAACAATCATTGAGCCATATATAATCAAATTAAAAAGATCAAAATTACCCCAAAGCCAAAAAACATTGTTAAATATTATTGAATCTAATTTAAATGAAATTGTTTCGCCTTTCACCCGTAAGTTATCCTCCAAATTTTTAAATCTTACCCCCACACAGATCCAAGTTGCAAATCTGGTCAAGCATGGAAAAACAAACAAAGATATTGCAGAAATTCTACATATTGCAAGTCGAACCGTAGCGTTTCACAGAGAAAATATCAGAAAAAAACTTAACCTGACCAACAAAAAAACCAACCTCAAAACCTACCTCATGTCCATGGATTAA
- a CDS encoding prepilin-type N-terminal cleavage/methylation domain-containing protein, translating to MDAKTNIIPPNQSGFTLIEIMVVLLILGVLASIAQSKLVNLVDSTENRAIEVGIMELNAREKLAWTDFKFSSNGWANDNAVFAVIDRNLGEGYSWIAGPAISGGILQFKSKSVVVTRDPSTNESAGWWK from the coding sequence ATGGATGCTAAAACCAATATAATACCTCCAAACCAAAGCGGTTTTACTCTGATTGAGATAATGGTTGTTTTGCTTATACTTGGTGTTCTGGCATCGATTGCCCAATCTAAATTAGTCAATCTGGTGGACAGCACTGAGAACAGGGCAATTGAAGTCGGGATAATGGAACTGAACGCCAGGGAAAAATTAGCGTGGACAGATTTTAAATTTTCATCAAACGGTTGGGCAAACGATAATGCCGTTTTTGCAGTAATAGATAGGAATCTTGGCGAAGGCTATAGCTGGATTGCGGGCCCTGCTATTTCCGGAGGAATTCTTCAATTTAAATCAAAATCAGTTGTAGTGACCAGAGATCCTTCCACAAACGAATCAGCAGGCTGGTGGAAATAG
- a CDS encoding YibE/F family protein, whose protein sequence is MKKFLNQYMNRDIFLVILFSFLSILLFFYPTGFEERVDDKAIRCKGRIVDVDNSEVHQFGMVKTGDQRVSIKILNGPLKGRLVQANNPLLGQMDRDKLFIPDDIALIIISQNENGEIHFVNPQAHYRIGLELYLLGIFAVALLVFGGWTGAKALLSFLFTGLMLWRILVPCLLKGYDPLIISLLVVALLTGVIIFLVAGVSSRGVVAFSGSFLGVLTSCGLAFYFTDKFHVHGAVMPFAETLLYSGFGHLDLTKIYISAVFIAASGAVMDLAMDVAASMHELVLKNPQISQWEMIRSGLRVGRAVTGTMTTTLLLAYSGGFITLFMAFMAQGIPLVNLFNLIYVATEVLKTLVGSFGLVMVAPFTAIVGGFVFTHSSDSKETYQMAVHKKEVPV, encoded by the coding sequence ATGAAAAAGTTTTTAAATCAGTATATGAATCGTGATATTTTTCTCGTGATCCTTTTTTCTTTTCTTTCGATTCTACTCTTTTTTTATCCTACTGGATTTGAAGAACGAGTTGATGATAAAGCGATTCGCTGTAAAGGCCGAATCGTCGATGTGGATAATTCCGAGGTCCATCAATTCGGTATGGTAAAAACCGGGGATCAACGCGTTTCCATTAAGATTCTCAATGGACCCCTTAAAGGTCGCCTTGTACAGGCAAACAATCCACTTTTGGGCCAGATGGATCGTGACAAGCTGTTTATACCTGACGATATTGCCCTCATCATTATCAGCCAGAACGAAAACGGGGAGATCCATTTTGTTAACCCTCAGGCCCATTATAGAATCGGTCTTGAACTCTATCTTTTAGGTATTTTTGCAGTGGCTTTGCTCGTTTTTGGAGGATGGACCGGTGCCAAAGCCTTGCTTTCCTTTCTCTTTACCGGGCTAATGCTATGGCGCATTTTAGTGCCATGCCTGTTAAAGGGGTATGATCCACTGATTATCTCTCTTTTGGTTGTGGCGTTATTAACCGGGGTGATTATTTTTCTGGTTGCGGGAGTTTCTTCCAGGGGTGTGGTCGCTTTTTCCGGATCATTTTTAGGTGTGCTTACCAGTTGTGGGCTTGCATTTTATTTCACAGATAAATTTCATGTGCATGGTGCGGTGATGCCTTTTGCCGAAACTTTGCTTTACTCAGGATTTGGACACCTTGATCTTACAAAGATATATATTTCAGCGGTATTCATCGCCGCTTCTGGAGCTGTGATGGATCTGGCTATGGATGTGGCGGCAAGTATGCATGAATTGGTGCTGAAAAATCCACAGATTTCCCAGTGGGAGATGATCAGATCGGGTTTACGGGTGGGAAGAGCCGTTACCGGTACCATGACAACGACCTTACTGCTGGCTTATTCCGGAGGGTTTATTACCCTTTTTATGGCATTCATGGCACAGGGCATTCCGCTGGTCAATCTTTTTAATCTCATCTATGTGGCCACCGAAGTGTTAAAGACACTTGTGGGGAGTTTCGGTTTAGTGATGGTAGCCCCTTTTACTGCGATTGTAGGAGGATTTGTGTTTACCCATAGTAGTGATAGCAAAGAGACATACCAGATGGCTGTCCATAAGAAAGAGGTGCCTGTATAG
- a CDS encoding alkaline phosphatase translates to MKKKLFTKNCLSHHVMLTLFVAFALIISSSAFASSMKLYNGKPAKYVFFFIGDGMGIPQRTAAENYMEKRLLVDTFPAQGITTTHAADRFITGSAASATALGCGQKTNIGVIGMTPNHQSVKSVAHLAKGKGMKVGIISSVSIDHATPAAFYAHVPKRSQYYDIAVQLSESGFDFFGGGGLKDTTDKKKKSSNYRGDALGLIKKAGYKIVTNKADFMALKKRDGKVLAWNAWLQDGKAMPYKMDMTEKDITLAQFTSKAIEMLDNSKGFFLMVEGGKIDWACHANDATASIINTIAFDEAVKVAVNFARKKPNDTLIVVTGDHECGGLTLGFAGTKYATNFDILSHQKISFQKFTDEIFKKFKAKGNSTFNDIKPLITRYFGLRFKGDTKDGLVLQDYQVKMLEDAFVQSMAGKRVRSKDPITALLYGGYEPLTVTITHVLNNKAGLAWTSYKHTGVPVTTSAKGLGEEIFNGYYDNTDVAKKIMTVMGIAPKVYFSFKEDTMKLAANH, encoded by the coding sequence ATGAAAAAGAAACTTTTCACAAAAAACTGCCTATCCCATCATGTTATGCTTACCCTGTTTGTGGCTTTTGCACTTATTATTTCTTCAAGTGCTTTTGCTTCTTCGATGAAGCTTTATAATGGGAAACCGGCAAAATATGTTTTTTTCTTCATTGGTGACGGTATGGGGATTCCTCAGCGTACCGCGGCTGAGAATTATATGGAAAAGAGGCTTTTGGTGGACACCTTTCCGGCTCAAGGCATCACAACCACCCATGCAGCGGACAGGTTCATTACCGGATCCGCCGCATCGGCAACGGCACTGGGATGCGGGCAAAAAACAAATATTGGGGTGATCGGTATGACGCCTAACCATCAGAGTGTAAAAAGTGTGGCGCATTTGGCAAAAGGGAAAGGAATGAAAGTGGGTATCATTAGCAGTGTTTCTATAGATCATGCGACTCCCGCAGCTTTCTATGCCCATGTTCCAAAGCGCAGCCAGTACTATGATATTGCTGTCCAGTTATCCGAAAGCGGTTTTGATTTTTTTGGCGGAGGAGGTCTTAAGGACACGACGGATAAAAAGAAAAAATCAAGCAATTACAGAGGTGATGCTTTGGGGTTGATTAAAAAAGCCGGATATAAAATTGTGACGAACAAGGCGGACTTCATGGCTCTTAAAAAGAGAGACGGCAAAGTTTTAGCATGGAATGCCTGGCTTCAGGACGGTAAGGCCATGCCTTATAAAATGGATATGACGGAAAAGGACATCACTTTGGCTCAGTTTACCTCAAAAGCTATCGAGATGCTGGATAATTCAAAAGGCTTTTTTCTTATGGTAGAAGGAGGAAAAATTGACTGGGCATGTCATGCCAATGATGCAACCGCTTCTATCATCAATACTATCGCTTTTGATGAGGCCGTCAAAGTTGCAGTTAATTTTGCAAGGAAAAAACCCAATGATACTCTAATTGTAGTAACCGGCGATCACGAGTGTGGAGGTTTGACATTGGGATTTGCAGGAACAAAGTACGCCACCAATTTTGATATTTTGAGTCATCAAAAGATTTCCTTCCAAAAGTTTACGGATGAAATTTTTAAGAAATTTAAAGCAAAAGGCAATTCCACGTTTAATGATATAAAACCTCTGATTACCAGGTACTTTGGTTTGAGATTTAAGGGTGATACCAAGGACGGCCTGGTTCTTCAGGACTATCAGGTAAAGATGCTCGAAGATGCTTTTGTTCAAAGTATGGCTGGCAAAAGAGTAAGATCCAAGGATCCGATAACAGCCCTTCTCTATGGAGGTTACGAGCCTCTTACCGTGACGATTACACATGTCCTCAATAATAAAGCAGGGTTGGCCTGGACATCATACAAACATACGGGCGTTCCTGTAACCACTTCCGCCAAAGGTCTCGGTGAGGAAATTTTTAACGGATATTATGACAATACAGATGTGGCCAAAAAAATTATGACTGTTATGGGAATTGCTCCCAAAGTGTATTTTTCCTTTAAGGAAGATACGATGAAACTCGCTGCAAATCATTAA
- a CDS encoding trypsin-like peptidase domain-containing protein, with the protein MKRTTRLNFIIIFLIIAAGFFLWNRLADQRSRVDSHTREITPRGSLADFEKTTISIFNAAAPSVVYIFTEKAVTGFFGTRQVRQGAGSGFLWDSKGHVVTNFHVIEGARRIQVRLENDEAIEATYVGGSPDYDLAVIRLRRTLSNTQPIPVGTSSNLQVGQTVLAIGNPFGLSRTLTTGIISALNRRLPTATGREVVGVIQTDAAINPGNSGGPLIDSSGLLIGVNTAIISGSGSSAGIGFAVPVDVVNDVVPQLIAKGKFPRPGIGIVVLNDETSAALGIAGVVIDRVIPHSAAERAGLEGIDYRRQALGDVIVAVEGKSVANMGDFIRILQNSKIGETITLGVHRNDMLQKVEVTIMDIS; encoded by the coding sequence ATGAAAAGGACAACTAGACTTAATTTTATCATCATTTTCTTGATCATTGCTGCCGGCTTTTTCTTGTGGAACCGCCTGGCCGACCAAAGAAGTCGAGTGGACAGCCATACCCGTGAAATCACCCCTCGTGGGAGTCTGGCTGACTTTGAAAAAACGACCATTTCCATTTTCAATGCTGCTGCTCCGTCGGTGGTATATATTTTCACCGAAAAGGCGGTGACCGGATTTTTCGGAACCCGCCAAGTACGCCAGGGTGCGGGTTCCGGCTTTCTTTGGGACAGCAAAGGACATGTGGTAACCAATTTCCATGTCATCGAGGGCGCGCGGCGGATCCAGGTTCGCCTCGAAAACGATGAAGCCATCGAAGCCACCTACGTGGGAGGATCTCCGGATTACGATCTGGCGGTAATTCGTCTGCGACGGACCCTTTCCAACACTCAACCTATTCCGGTGGGGACTTCCAGCAATCTGCAGGTGGGGCAGACCGTGCTCGCTATAGGAAATCCTTTCGGTCTCTCACGAACATTGACTACCGGCATCATCAGCGCTCTCAACCGCCGATTGCCCACGGCCACCGGACGCGAAGTGGTGGGCGTCATCCAAACAGACGCTGCCATTAATCCAGGTAACTCGGGAGGTCCATTGATTGACTCCAGCGGACTCCTGATCGGGGTTAATACTGCGATCATCTCCGGATCCGGCAGCTCGGCCGGTATTGGGTTTGCAGTTCCGGTGGATGTGGTTAACGATGTGGTACCGCAATTGATTGCCAAAGGTAAATTTCCTCGTCCTGGAATCGGTATCGTTGTTCTTAACGATGAAACATCTGCTGCCCTCGGCATAGCCGGCGTAGTGATCGACCGGGTGATACCTCATTCCGCAGCCGAGCGTGCCGGTTTAGAGGGAATAGATTATCGCAGACAAGCTTTGGGAGACGTTATTGTTGCGGTAGAAGGGAAATCCGTTGCAAATATGGGTGATTTTATTCGAATCCTGCAAAACTCCAAGATCGGCGAAACCATTACTCTTGGTGTGCACAGAAATGATATGCTGCAAAAGGTAGAGGTTACCATTATGGATATATCATAG
- the cls gene encoding cardiolipin synthase — translation MLNSDALFTIIAIAVPLVELFGIIAAVHAIMTSRTSQGAIAWGISLVTFPWLALILYAIFGRNKFKGYVSLRNSKDKSIQRIIGSSRGEAVEKKLICEELTTSEMALTRLSNLPMTHSNNSQLLIDGEETFDCIFKGIESAKEYILIQFYIVRDDELGRKLKNKLIQKARARVRVYFIYDEIGSYKLPEGYIQEMQDEGIEVSAFHTTKGKANHFQLNFRNHRKVVIIDGKVAYIGGHNVGDEYVSRHPKFGTWRDTHVKLEGPVVKHIQFCFTQDWYWATTRIPDLKWNMNKADNGNEKTLLIASGPADDFDTCSLMFLHAIHMAKERLWIASAYFVPDIQILSALKLAVLKGVDVRILIPEKPDHRTVYLASFFYYQHTLPFGIKIYRYTKGFMHQKVLLVDSACAAVGTANLDNRSFRLNFELTLLNFDSAFIKKVQDMLRKDFSCSRPVESTDYTRRSFLFKLAVRSARLLSPIL, via the coding sequence ATGCTGAATTCCGATGCGCTTTTTACCATTATTGCCATTGCGGTTCCTCTAGTGGAACTTTTTGGCATCATTGCAGCCGTTCATGCGATAATGACTTCCAGGACTTCACAGGGAGCCATCGCTTGGGGAATCTCTTTGGTAACCTTCCCTTGGTTGGCGCTTATATTATATGCCATATTTGGGCGTAACAAATTTAAAGGTTATGTTTCGCTGCGAAATTCAAAGGATAAATCCATCCAGCGGATAATCGGTTCGTCTCGGGGCGAAGCCGTGGAAAAGAAGTTGATCTGTGAAGAACTGACGACATCTGAAATGGCCCTAACCCGACTGTCAAATTTACCCATGACGCACTCAAATAATAGCCAGCTGCTTATCGATGGAGAGGAAACCTTTGATTGCATATTTAAGGGAATCGAATCCGCAAAAGAATACATTCTGATTCAATTTTATATTGTGCGGGATGACGAATTAGGCAGAAAATTAAAAAACAAACTCATTCAAAAAGCCAGGGCTCGCGTCAGAGTTTATTTTATATATGACGAAATTGGCAGCTATAAACTACCCGAAGGTTATATACAGGAAATGCAGGACGAGGGAATCGAAGTTTCTGCATTTCACACCACCAAAGGAAAAGCCAATCACTTTCAGCTAAATTTCCGTAACCACCGAAAAGTTGTCATCATAGATGGTAAAGTGGCTTATATAGGGGGCCATAATGTGGGTGATGAGTACGTTTCGAGACATCCCAAATTCGGTACGTGGCGGGATACCCATGTCAAGCTCGAGGGCCCGGTGGTAAAGCATATTCAATTTTGTTTTACTCAGGACTGGTATTGGGCCACGACTCGCATTCCTGACTTAAAATGGAATATGAACAAGGCTGATAACGGGAATGAAAAGACCCTGCTCATTGCTTCAGGACCTGCCGACGATTTTGATACATGCAGCCTCATGTTCCTACATGCAATCCACATGGCCAAAGAACGTCTCTGGATCGCCAGTGCCTATTTTGTTCCCGACATCCAAATTCTAAGTGCACTGAAACTGGCGGTGTTGAAAGGCGTGGATGTCCGTATTCTTATTCCGGAAAAACCGGATCATCGAACCGTTTATCTGGCTTCTTTTTTTTATTATCAACATACGTTACCATTCGGCATTAAAATTTATCGTTATACCAAAGGATTTATGCATCAGAAAGTCTTGCTTGTGGATTCGGCCTGTGCTGCTGTCGGCACCGCTAATTTAGACAACCGGTCATTTCGTTTGAATTTTGAACTTACATTATTGAATTTCGATTCTGCTTTCATTAAAAAGGTGCAAGATATGCTTCGGAAGGATTTCTCCTGCAGCCGTCCGGTCGAATCGACAGACTATACCCGGCGATCATTTTTATTTAAACTGGCGGTTCGCTCAGCCAGATTGTTGTCGCCAATACTATAA